A single Streptomyces sp. Edi2 DNA region contains:
- a CDS encoding DEAD/DEAH box helicase, with product MTEVPGATDSLDRLHRGLVHHLVNSLGWTGLRPLQEESIAPLMDGSDAVLLAPTAGGKTEAACFPLLSRMAKENWNGTSVLYVCPLKALLNNLLPRLEMYASWLGRTAALWHGDIPQTRRKRILRDRPDVLLTTPESLEAMLVSTNVDHRTFFSGLHSIVVDEVHAFAGDDRGWHLLAVLERLERVAERPVQRVGLSATVGNPQDLLAWLQGSGAGKRSAQVVAPHLREKTPALPPPGAIELDYVGSLANAATVIAALHQGEKRLVFCESRRDVEKLGESLRAKGVTTFLSHASLSPDERRRAEEAFAEARDCVIVSTSTLELGIDVGDLDRVIQIDAPGTVASFLQRLGRTGRRPGSLRNCLFLAVDEPGLLSAAALLLLWSRGWVEPVVAPPEPRHIAAQQILALCLQEHQVGDQVWQEWWGGLGPFGTSAVPIVRYLIDEGYVDRDSGLMFIGPEAEQRFGFRHFMDLTAVFAAAPEFTVLTGRTLIGTTDPALLTDEIVGPRRLLLAGRSWQVTYIDWSRRRCFVEPVDGGGRARWGGGSFARGASYELSQAAREVLLGATPPVALTRRAEGALTQARQGCSELVHPGGTVIVRGGRDTNTRWWTWGGFRANATLAATLTSIADPLQRPTDAYIRLREDVTAQEWKLAITDGAERLCLPAVDPHALTGLKFSAALPRRLAEATLASRLADLKGAAALLRQPTTFAVWGP from the coding sequence GTGACGGAGGTCCCCGGAGCCACCGATTCGCTGGACCGACTGCACCGGGGGCTGGTCCACCACCTCGTGAACTCTCTGGGATGGACTGGATTGCGGCCGCTCCAGGAAGAGTCGATCGCGCCACTGATGGACGGCTCCGACGCTGTGCTGCTGGCCCCCACCGCCGGTGGAAAGACCGAGGCAGCGTGCTTCCCCCTGCTGTCGCGGATGGCCAAGGAGAACTGGAACGGCACTTCGGTGCTGTACGTCTGTCCGCTCAAGGCGCTGCTGAACAATCTGCTGCCCCGGCTGGAGATGTACGCGTCGTGGCTCGGTCGCACTGCTGCACTCTGGCACGGCGACATCCCCCAGACGCGCCGCAAACGCATCCTGCGCGATCGGCCGGATGTACTGCTCACCACCCCGGAGTCGCTGGAAGCGATGTTGGTAAGTACCAACGTCGACCACCGGACGTTCTTCTCGGGACTGCACTCGATCGTCGTCGACGAGGTCCACGCCTTCGCGGGGGACGACCGGGGCTGGCACCTGCTGGCCGTTTTGGAACGCCTGGAGCGTGTGGCCGAGCGGCCGGTGCAGCGCGTAGGGCTCTCCGCGACGGTGGGGAATCCGCAAGACCTGCTGGCCTGGCTTCAAGGGTCCGGGGCCGGCAAACGCTCGGCACAGGTAGTCGCTCCGCACCTACGAGAGAAAACTCCAGCGCTGCCTCCGCCCGGTGCTATCGAACTCGACTACGTGGGTTCGCTGGCCAATGCGGCCACGGTGATCGCAGCCCTCCACCAGGGTGAAAAGCGCCTGGTGTTCTGCGAGTCGCGTCGTGACGTCGAGAAGCTCGGCGAATCGCTACGCGCCAAGGGCGTCACTACCTTTCTTTCCCATGCGTCGCTGTCCCCCGATGAGCGGCGTCGGGCGGAAGAAGCCTTCGCCGAGGCCCGTGACTGTGTGATCGTCTCCACCAGTACGCTGGAACTCGGCATCGACGTCGGTGATCTGGACCGGGTCATCCAGATCGACGCGCCCGGCACGGTCGCCTCGTTTCTGCAACGTCTCGGCCGCACCGGACGGCGCCCCGGCTCACTACGCAACTGCCTCTTCCTGGCGGTGGACGAGCCCGGTCTGCTGTCAGCGGCTGCCCTCCTCCTGCTCTGGTCCCGCGGCTGGGTGGAACCCGTCGTCGCGCCGCCGGAACCCCGGCACATCGCAGCCCAGCAGATCCTCGCTCTATGCCTTCAGGAACACCAGGTCGGTGACCAGGTCTGGCAGGAATGGTGGGGTGGGCTCGGCCCGTTCGGGACCTCGGCGGTGCCAATCGTTCGCTATCTGATCGACGAAGGTTATGTGGATCGGGACAGCGGTCTGATGTTCATCGGCCCCGAGGCGGAACAGCGTTTCGGCTTCCGGCACTTCATGGATCTCACCGCGGTGTTCGCCGCGGCGCCCGAGTTCACCGTGCTGACCGGTCGCACCCTGATCGGTACGACGGATCCAGCGTTGCTGACCGACGAGATCGTCGGCCCTCGCAGACTGCTGCTTGCCGGACGCAGCTGGCAGGTGACCTACATCGACTGGTCGCGCCGCAGATGTTTCGTCGAGCCGGTGGACGGGGGTGGAAGGGCCCGTTGGGGCGGGGGGAGCTTTGCTCGCGGCGCTTCGTACGAGCTTTCGCAGGCGGCACGCGAGGTGCTGCTCGGCGCGACACCACCGGTCGCACTTACCCGGCGTGCCGAGGGCGCCCTTACCCAGGCCCGACAGGGCTGCTCCGAGTTGGTGCATCCGGGCGGGACCGTGATTGTACGGGGTGGCCGCGACACCAACACCCGCTGGTGGACTTGGGGCGGATTCCGCGCCAACGCCACACTGGCCGCCACGCTCACGTCCATCGCTGACCCCCTGCAGCGCCCCACGGATGCCTATATCCGGCTGCGCGAGGACGTAACCGCTCAAGAATGGAAACTGGCCATCACGGATGGCGCCGAACGGCTGTGCCTACCCGCAGTGGACCCTCACGCCCTGACTGGGCTGAAATTCAGCGCAGCACTTCCACGGCGTCTGGCAGAGGCGACGCTCGCGTCCCGCCTGGCCGATCTCAAGGGGGCTGCTGCGTTGCTCCGCCAACCCACCACGTTCGCCGTATGGGGACCATAG
- the brxD gene encoding BREX system ATP-binding protein BrxD yields the protein MSTDSPGRSRPVSATRRRDVIDALRRGAVPESGLDLLATGLGRFEQALDTELDAVASGASVFKAVRGEYGSGKTFFTRWLGERAKRRNFAVAEIQISENETPLHKLETVYRRLTERLATPGFPPSALRPVVDAWSYALEEDALAAGASEEALPHEVERLMTARLVEVSRHAPSFAIALRGYRSALAAGDEAAASAVMAWLGGQPHVAATARKAAGVRGDLDHFGALGFLQGLLTVLRDSGHAGLFVVLDEVETLQRVRSDARDKALNALRQLIDEVHSGRFPGLYLLITGTPAFFDGQQGVQRLAPLAQRLATDFTTDPRFDNPRSVQLRLSGFTRDSLVGLGLTIRDLYASGSSSPDRITTVADNAYVADLAKAVGGALGGKVGVAPRLFLKKLVSDVLDRVDQFEDFNPREHYALTVNTTELSEVERNAAAVTSADDIALELP from the coding sequence GTGAGTACAGACAGCCCCGGCCGCAGCAGACCCGTCAGTGCCACCCGGCGCCGCGACGTGATCGATGCCCTTCGGCGTGGTGCCGTCCCCGAGAGCGGACTCGACCTCCTCGCGACAGGTCTGGGACGCTTCGAGCAGGCGCTCGACACGGAACTCGACGCCGTCGCGTCAGGGGCTTCGGTCTTCAAGGCGGTCCGGGGCGAGTACGGATCCGGCAAGACGTTCTTCACCCGGTGGCTCGGCGAACGCGCCAAGCGCCGTAACTTCGCCGTCGCCGAGATCCAGATCTCCGAGAACGAAACACCTCTGCATAAGCTGGAGACCGTTTACCGCCGCCTCACCGAACGGCTGGCCACCCCCGGCTTCCCGCCGAGCGCGCTGCGGCCCGTGGTGGATGCGTGGTCTTACGCACTGGAAGAGGACGCACTCGCCGCCGGGGCCTCGGAGGAGGCCCTGCCTCACGAAGTCGAACGGTTGATGACGGCCCGGCTCGTCGAGGTCTCCCGGCACGCACCGTCGTTCGCCATCGCACTGCGGGGGTACCGCTCCGCTCTCGCGGCGGGCGACGAGGCTGCGGCGTCGGCAGTGATGGCCTGGCTCGGCGGACAGCCACACGTCGCCGCCACGGCCCGTAAGGCAGCAGGGGTACGGGGGGATCTGGACCACTTCGGCGCGCTCGGTTTCCTGCAGGGCCTTCTCACCGTGCTGCGCGACTCCGGGCATGCAGGGCTTTTCGTCGTGTTGGACGAGGTGGAGACGCTCCAGCGGGTGCGCTCCGACGCGCGGGACAAAGCGTTGAACGCGCTGCGCCAGCTGATCGACGAGGTGCACTCCGGGCGCTTCCCTGGGCTCTACCTGCTGATCACCGGGACGCCCGCGTTCTTCGACGGCCAACAGGGCGTACAGCGTCTGGCTCCGCTGGCTCAACGTCTGGCCACCGACTTCACCACCGATCCCCGCTTCGACAATCCGCGCTCGGTGCAGCTGCGGCTCTCCGGCTTCACACGCGACTCGCTCGTCGGCCTGGGACTCACCATCCGTGACCTGTACGCGAGCGGCTCTTCGAGCCCGGACCGCATCACGACGGTCGCGGACAACGCCTACGTCGCCGATCTAGCCAAAGCCGTGGGTGGGGCGCTGGGCGGAAAGGTGGGAGTCGCTCCCCGGCTGTTCCTGAAAAAGCTGGTCAGCGACGTCCTCGACCGTGTCGATCAGTTCGAGGACTTCAACCCGCGTGAGCATTATGCCCTGACCGTGAACACGACCGAGTTGAGCGAGGTTGAACGCAACGCTGCGGCGGTCACCAGCGCTGACGACATCGCACTGGAGCTTCCGTGA
- a CDS encoding DUF262 domain-containing protein, translated as MALDGLNLGAVLKDVASGVLQLPDFQRDWKWDDERIRALIATVTLDYPLGVVMALQTGGASQFKPRTLNGAEAAEGRTPELLLLDGQQRMTSLYQALYRDRPVETVDTRGKPLERWYYIDIAKAVGAPADRDDAVVSVPEDRILKADFARRVVLDLSTVEQECAAGFFPLHIVFDPHRVNQWLQEFVKVDPANWGVWSEFQQHVLNHVQQFQVPMIKLPASTTMDAVCAVFERVNTGGVSLNVFELLTATYAGNQEHVAERGDYYRLPVEWEQIKKDLTSSYPVFGRMEAGVEDGLSSSDFLQAVALVRTWEEKQARLRTSVSCKRRDLLRLPLADFRRLAPRVAEAFKWVGAFLEQQCIVRTADLPYRTQLVPLAAVRAVLGEATDTPGADERIAQWYWCGVLGEMYGGSTESRFTRDVEQLIGWIDPQGAVPSNGDPRETIPDTVTEAAFLDDRLDSLTTRNSAAYKGIYALLVKQGAVDWYFTEAPLTAGRLIEHNVDVRQIFPKGWIAKNAPAEAAKANSIVNKTPLSFRASRSLTGSPAVYLKSLMLESGMRPEWFDDVLATHLIDPSTLHEPDFERFYDSRARQLLDLVRSAMGKRTVFRDTVGW; from the coding sequence GTGGCGCTCGACGGCCTCAATCTAGGCGCTGTACTCAAGGACGTCGCATCCGGAGTCCTTCAGCTTCCTGATTTCCAGCGTGATTGGAAATGGGATGATGAACGCATCCGGGCCCTCATTGCGACAGTGACGCTCGACTATCCGCTCGGCGTCGTGATGGCACTGCAGACCGGCGGTGCCTCGCAGTTCAAGCCCCGCACCCTCAACGGCGCGGAGGCCGCCGAGGGGAGGACGCCCGAGTTGCTGCTCCTTGACGGCCAGCAACGCATGACCTCCCTCTACCAGGCGCTGTACCGGGACCGTCCGGTGGAAACGGTTGACACGCGGGGCAAGCCACTTGAGCGCTGGTACTACATCGACATCGCCAAAGCCGTCGGGGCACCCGCCGACCGCGATGACGCGGTCGTCTCCGTCCCGGAGGACAGGATCCTCAAGGCTGATTTCGCACGCAGGGTCGTTCTCGACCTGAGCACGGTCGAGCAGGAGTGCGCCGCGGGATTCTTTCCCCTCCACATCGTGTTCGACCCGCATCGTGTGAACCAGTGGCTTCAGGAGTTCGTGAAGGTCGATCCGGCGAACTGGGGCGTTTGGAGCGAATTCCAGCAGCATGTTCTCAACCATGTGCAGCAGTTCCAGGTTCCTATGATCAAGCTTCCGGCCTCCACCACCATGGACGCTGTATGCGCTGTGTTCGAGCGGGTGAATACCGGTGGGGTGTCACTCAACGTCTTTGAACTGCTCACCGCCACGTACGCCGGCAATCAGGAGCATGTGGCGGAGCGCGGCGACTACTACCGTCTCCCGGTCGAGTGGGAGCAGATCAAGAAGGATCTGACCTCCTCCTACCCGGTCTTCGGCCGTATGGAAGCTGGTGTTGAGGACGGGCTGAGCAGCAGTGACTTCCTGCAGGCCGTCGCCCTTGTCCGCACCTGGGAGGAGAAGCAGGCGAGGCTCCGCACCTCAGTGTCCTGCAAGCGTCGTGATCTGCTGCGCTTGCCGCTGGCGGACTTCCGGCGCCTGGCGCCGCGGGTGGCCGAAGCCTTCAAATGGGTGGGCGCGTTTCTGGAGCAGCAGTGCATCGTGCGCACGGCTGACCTCCCGTACCGCACCCAGCTCGTCCCCTTGGCGGCTGTCCGGGCCGTCCTCGGCGAGGCGACCGACACGCCCGGGGCGGACGAGCGGATCGCTCAATGGTACTGGTGCGGTGTGCTCGGCGAGATGTATGGCGGATCGACCGAGAGCCGATTCACCCGCGATGTGGAGCAACTGATCGGCTGGATCGACCCTCAAGGGGCCGTTCCCTCGAACGGCGATCCTCGAGAGACCATTCCCGACACGGTCACCGAAGCAGCCTTCCTGGATGACCGGCTGGACAGCCTGACCACACGCAACAGCGCCGCCTACAAGGGCATCTACGCGCTGTTGGTCAAACAGGGTGCGGTCGACTGGTACTTCACCGAGGCACCGCTCACGGCGGGCCGGCTGATTGAGCACAACGTGGACGTGCGGCAGATCTTCCCCAAGGGGTGGATCGCCAAGAACGCCCCGGCCGAAGCCGCCAAGGCAAACTCGATCGTCAACAAAACGCCGCTGTCCTTCCGGGCCAGCCGGAGCCTCACCGGGTCTCCCGCCGTGTATCTCAAGTCGCTCATGCTGGAATCCGGGATGCGGCCCGAATGGTTCGACGACGTCCTCGCCACGCATCTCATCGATCCGTCCACCCTGCACGAACCGGACTTCGAGCGCTTCTACGACAGCCGGGCACGGCAGCTCCTGGACCTGGTGAGGTCCGCCATGGGCAAGCGCACAGTCTTCCGTGACACGGTGGGTTGGTGA
- a CDS encoding CBS domain-containing protein has protein sequence MAQTPSEEQLRALQGKMIPVADLLALFGTRVRNDQSVPFITQILKDAGLSTVPYFANCNLRADVHVVPQESVAVPEQDGEDEADAEQDGLTQGTLPQHSFRIGDLPAAHNGVDSVPSTAQVKTATHLMLTKNYSQVPVIDGTSTLRGVVTWGSVARMYERNEHTTLLNAVVDDPPIADVRSDFFSLLPMISEYGYLLVRDMSGRITGIVTAADVTERFEATAWPFFVIGEIEFRLRKCLGAALEPDAIRAVQRKNKQTGQITDLMFNGYVKLLDGHQQNADLCQKADQNWQALGWTLADRVQFVRQLDRVREIRNMIAHFDPEPLSKKLCEELRQFLGLLRQYS, from the coding sequence ATGGCGCAGACACCGTCCGAGGAGCAGCTTCGCGCGCTCCAGGGCAAGATGATTCCGGTCGCCGATCTCCTCGCGCTCTTCGGTACCCGAGTGCGGAACGACCAGTCTGTACCTTTCATCACGCAGATCCTGAAGGACGCCGGGCTCTCGACGGTCCCTTACTTCGCCAACTGCAACCTCCGGGCCGATGTCCACGTCGTGCCCCAGGAATCCGTCGCGGTTCCGGAGCAGGACGGTGAAGACGAGGCGGACGCGGAACAGGACGGGCTGACGCAGGGGACACTGCCGCAGCATTCCTTCCGGATCGGCGATCTCCCGGCCGCGCATAACGGAGTCGATTCCGTGCCGTCCACCGCGCAGGTCAAGACGGCCACCCATCTCATGCTCACCAAAAACTACTCCCAGGTTCCGGTCATCGACGGTACGTCGACGCTGCGGGGCGTGGTCACCTGGGGTTCGGTGGCCAGGATGTATGAGAGAAACGAGCACACCACCCTGCTGAACGCGGTTGTGGATGACCCGCCGATTGCAGATGTCCGCAGCGACTTCTTCTCCTTGCTGCCGATGATCAGCGAGTACGGCTACCTGCTCGTACGCGACATGAGTGGTCGTATCACCGGAATCGTGACGGCCGCAGATGTCACTGAGCGCTTCGAGGCGACGGCGTGGCCCTTCTTCGTCATCGGAGAGATCGAGTTCCGGCTCCGCAAGTGTCTTGGTGCGGCGCTCGAACCGGATGCCATCCGTGCGGTGCAACGGAAGAACAAGCAGACGGGCCAGATCACGGATCTGATGTTCAACGGTTATGTGAAGCTGCTCGACGGCCATCAGCAAAACGCGGACCTCTGCCAGAAGGCCGATCAGAACTGGCAGGCACTCGGCTGGACGCTCGCGGACCGCGTCCAGTTCGTGCGGCAGCTCGACCGGGTGCGGGAGATCCGCAACATGATCGCGCATTTCGACCCTGAGCCGCTGTCGAAGAAGCTCTGTGAGGAACTGCGCCAGTTCCTAGGGCTGCTCCGCCAGTACAGCTGA
- the pglZ gene encoding BREX-2 system phosphatase PglZ, whose protein sequence is MTTATSASVETLTSAVRLNSATITQYLVSQRGLPPGKRRAVLLRAAPCWDGPAELPWGERRQAAVATAPSPLAAYELVLAHQAPSATGPDVLVVLTDREEAELGPDLLAKVHRHRVNAVDTWDVVRESFGALHTDSRLVNENWAAESLLDATPPGGWPQLPGGVLSRDKALSELTLRRLGIGRYDPDRDQHPLSTNGDELDIHSLLRWSLASGGPDRFLALRAPERAGIRQFLGKSEQAGQAGRGLLALVEAEHGPDAVAFGLVCAALWGHSDAAADAENYRARGRAERWFGEEPPAHGEALDTLVAAFGRSCEEFVSGLLLTGRSDHEESSATARRLSGAALDRAVSLARQFGAEPATHRSPLLAAGLEARFTTVGEALLDGGQARIARAVEALNDHRLAPEPDARPRAERARMAQRLIQWLATEPAVESESVAASINRHVAETGWVDLALEHIESGGDVDATLKSAYDALCTSVRARRREIDRSFAQCLATHATAGRTPESMLTVESFLPTVVAPVVKAGKRRVLLLVLDGMSAAIAAQLAEELRDHWVEYDPLPKAKGAPRRRAMAAALPTVTAVSRTSLFAARLMRGTQADERKLFPEHRFWGEDQAGVFHKDDLRGETSGDPIGPELHEALISDRTHVAVVLNTIDDRLATEQKLGDGAWRLGEIGRLLDLLRFAAGQGRAVILTSDHGHVIDRHGVRVDTDPDGVESARHRSGGGPLAETEIVLSGPRVIAPDPGGEIVALWDADSRYTSQKAGYHGGASLAEVAIPVLAFLPFGAEPPSGWRELGSQQPPWWTLTPNAPERAPVRPAAISAPAKKPSKQATELAQSHDSLFEVAVVPSQSEDALLSAELVSPDDTLVSGLLASEVFGAQVQLLARKPDLPRVEKAVRALLDAGGTLPVTALAQRIGLPASRAADGFAAVLRQLLNHDGVQVLETLPDGRTLRLHTGLLRDQFELT, encoded by the coding sequence GTGACCACGGCGACCAGTGCGAGCGTGGAGACCCTCACGAGCGCGGTGCGGCTCAACTCCGCCACCATCACCCAGTACCTGGTGTCGCAACGGGGACTACCCCCGGGTAAGCGCCGGGCCGTGCTGCTGCGCGCCGCACCCTGCTGGGACGGCCCGGCTGAACTGCCGTGGGGCGAACGGCGGCAGGCGGCTGTCGCGACCGCGCCCTCGCCGCTTGCCGCATACGAGCTGGTCCTGGCGCATCAGGCACCCTCGGCAACGGGCCCCGACGTCCTGGTGGTGCTCACCGACCGGGAGGAGGCCGAACTCGGCCCCGACCTGCTGGCCAAGGTGCACCGGCACCGAGTCAACGCCGTGGACACGTGGGATGTCGTCCGGGAAAGCTTTGGCGCCCTCCACACCGACAGCCGGCTGGTCAATGAGAACTGGGCCGCCGAGTCGCTGCTGGACGCCACCCCGCCGGGTGGCTGGCCCCAGCTGCCCGGCGGAGTGTTGTCCCGGGACAAGGCGCTCAGCGAACTCACGCTCCGCAGGCTCGGCATCGGCCGGTACGACCCGGACCGTGACCAGCACCCGCTTTCGACGAACGGCGACGAACTCGACATCCACTCCCTGCTGAGGTGGTCGCTGGCCTCCGGCGGCCCGGACCGCTTTCTGGCGCTGCGCGCACCTGAGCGTGCCGGTATCCGGCAGTTCCTCGGGAAGTCGGAGCAGGCGGGGCAGGCCGGGCGGGGGCTGCTCGCCCTGGTCGAGGCCGAGCACGGTCCGGACGCCGTCGCCTTCGGTCTCGTCTGCGCCGCGCTGTGGGGGCATTCCGACGCGGCAGCAGACGCCGAGAACTACCGGGCCCGGGGGCGCGCCGAGCGATGGTTCGGGGAAGAGCCGCCCGCTCATGGGGAGGCCCTTGACACACTCGTAGCGGCCTTCGGACGGTCCTGCGAGGAATTCGTCTCCGGGCTGCTGCTGACCGGACGGTCGGATCACGAAGAGTCGTCGGCGACCGCGCGTCGGCTGTCCGGCGCCGCGCTCGACCGTGCGGTCTCCCTGGCGCGGCAGTTCGGCGCAGAACCGGCCACCCATAGGAGCCCTCTGCTGGCCGCGGGACTCGAGGCCCGGTTCACCACCGTCGGGGAGGCTCTCCTGGACGGCGGCCAGGCGCGGATCGCGCGGGCGGTGGAGGCGCTCAACGATCACCGGCTCGCGCCAGAGCCCGATGCCCGCCCCCGCGCCGAACGGGCGCGGATGGCACAGCGGCTCATCCAGTGGCTCGCGACCGAACCGGCGGTGGAGAGCGAGAGTGTGGCGGCCAGCATCAACCGCCATGTCGCCGAAACCGGCTGGGTGGATCTTGCGCTGGAGCACATCGAGTCCGGCGGGGATGTGGACGCGACGCTGAAGTCCGCTTACGACGCCTTGTGCACCTCCGTACGTGCCCGCCGCCGCGAGATCGACCGGAGCTTCGCCCAGTGCCTCGCCACCCATGCGACAGCCGGCCGGACTCCCGAGAGCATGCTGACGGTGGAGTCCTTCCTTCCGACCGTCGTCGCCCCTGTGGTGAAGGCGGGGAAGCGCCGGGTCCTGCTGCTGGTGCTCGACGGGATGAGCGCCGCCATCGCCGCCCAGCTCGCCGAGGAACTGCGCGACCACTGGGTGGAGTACGACCCGCTGCCCAAGGCAAAGGGTGCCCCGCGGCGCCGGGCGATGGCCGCCGCGCTGCCCACCGTCACGGCTGTGTCGCGGACCTCGCTGTTCGCCGCCCGGCTCATGAGGGGCACGCAGGCCGACGAGAGAAAACTCTTCCCCGAGCACCGCTTCTGGGGAGAAGACCAGGCCGGGGTCTTCCACAAGGATGATCTGCGAGGCGAGACCAGCGGCGATCCCATTGGGCCGGAACTGCATGAAGCACTGATCAGTGACCGCACGCATGTCGCTGTGGTGCTGAACACCATCGACGACCGGCTTGCCACGGAGCAGAAGCTCGGCGACGGGGCCTGGCGGCTCGGCGAGATAGGGCGGCTTCTGGACCTGCTGCGTTTTGCCGCCGGCCAGGGCCGCGCTGTGATTCTCACCAGCGATCACGGGCATGTCATCGACCGGCATGGGGTGCGGGTCGACACCGACCCCGACGGTGTGGAATCCGCTCGGCACCGGTCCGGAGGGGGCCCGCTCGCCGAGACGGAGATCGTGCTCTCGGGACCGCGCGTGATCGCGCCTGATCCTGGCGGTGAGATCGTCGCGCTCTGGGACGCCGACTCCCGCTACACCTCACAGAAGGCCGGCTACCACGGCGGCGCCTCCCTGGCCGAGGTCGCCATTCCGGTACTCGCCTTCCTCCCGTTCGGCGCGGAGCCGCCCAGCGGCTGGCGTGAGCTGGGCAGTCAGCAGCCGCCGTGGTGGACACTCACCCCGAACGCTCCCGAGCGAGCGCCCGTACGGCCTGCCGCGATCTCCGCACCCGCGAAGAAGCCGTCGAAGCAGGCCACCGAGCTGGCCCAAAGCCACGACTCGCTCTTCGAAGTGGCTGTGGTTCCCTCACAGAGCGAAGATGCCCTGCTCTCCGCCGAGCTGGTGTCGCCGGACGACACTCTGGTCAGCGGCTTGCTGGCGTCCGAGGTCTTCGGTGCCCAGGTGCAGTTGCTCGCCCGCAAGCCGGATCTGCCGCGGGTGGAGAAGGCCGTGCGGGCCCTGCTGGACGCGGGCGGCACGCTTCCGGTGACGGCCCTGGCCCAGCGCATCGGCCTGCCGGCGTCCAGAGCGGCCGACGGCTTCGCCGCCGTACTACGACAGCTGCTGAACCACGACGGTGTGCAGGTACTGGAGACCTTGCCGGACGGCCGGACGCTGCGGTTGCACACGGGACTGCTGCGCGACCAGTTCGAGCTGACGTGA